The following proteins are co-located in the Pseudoalteromonas sp. N1230-9 genome:
- a CDS encoding hydrogen peroxide-inducible genes activator, producing the protein MNNLPSIKQLQYLLAVHQYQHFGRAASACFIGQSTLSSAIQNLEETLGCQLIERENRSLMFTAIGEEVVEKARKIIDDTLSLKELTKSFLTPLSGTLTLGVIPTIASFIAAPLYHFCKQTFTELELILVEDTSDKLLDKLEHGQIDMALLALPYDTEKFHTQVLAKDHFSLVHHKDYTPANGVEDFNLLPDASVFLLEREHCMTGHALSACHLNRSSCINPFEAASLHTLLSMVEHQLGVTFLPQMAINAGILDKKEMVATPSQADAYRDIGIVWRKTTGRIRDFRLFSQQLELFLNKQCSLDGQ; encoded by the coding sequence CAGTATTTACTAGCAGTCCATCAATATCAGCATTTTGGTCGTGCTGCGAGCGCGTGTTTTATTGGCCAATCTACATTAAGTAGTGCTATTCAAAATCTAGAGGAAACTCTGGGTTGTCAGTTGATTGAGCGAGAAAATCGCAGCTTAATGTTCACGGCAATCGGTGAAGAGGTCGTCGAGAAAGCACGTAAAATCATTGATGATACTTTAAGTTTAAAAGAGCTAACGAAAAGCTTCCTCACCCCCTTAAGTGGCACGTTGACATTAGGGGTTATTCCTACCATTGCCAGTTTTATTGCAGCGCCTTTGTATCATTTCTGCAAGCAAACCTTTACCGAGTTAGAGTTAATTTTGGTTGAGGACACCAGCGATAAATTACTTGATAAGTTAGAGCATGGGCAAATTGATATGGCACTGCTCGCATTGCCGTACGATACTGAAAAATTTCACACCCAAGTGCTTGCCAAAGATCACTTCAGCTTAGTGCACCATAAAGATTACACGCCAGCTAATGGTGTAGAAGATTTTAATTTACTACCCGATGCCAGTGTCTTTTTATTAGAACGTGAGCATTGTATGACAGGCCATGCATTAAGTGCTTGCCATTTAAATCGCTCAAGCTGCATTAACCCGTTTGAGGCAGCAAGCTTACACACTTTACTTAGTATGGTAGAGCATCAACTTGGTGTTACCTTCTTACCACAAATGGCGATCAATGCGGGCATTTTAGATAAGAAAGAGATGGTCGCAACACCTTCACAAGCTGATGCCTATCGTGACATAGGTATTGTGTGGCGAAAAACCACTGGGCGTATTAGGGACTTCAGACTATTTAGTCAACAGTTGGAGTTATTTCTTAATAAGCAATGTAGCTTAGACGGTCAATAA
- a CDS encoding RNA polymerase sigma factor has protein sequence MFFQSLETLIAQAQQGNKRAWLKLVKQHETQVYNYCLRMLSHPDDAMDLMQEVFISVYKSLPSFRGESSFNTWLYQIVHRRSVEYYRRRKLHQSLDGVPEESCEHSELETNQLQYQQHHELKEMMNNLPWEQRLVVELKFFQHCTFEEIAEQLGISTNTAKSRLYSALGKLKVHLEAVDG, from the coding sequence GTGTTTTTTCAATCACTTGAAACATTAATTGCCCAGGCGCAACAGGGCAATAAACGAGCGTGGTTGAAATTAGTCAAACAACACGAAACACAGGTATATAACTATTGCTTACGGATGTTAAGCCATCCTGATGATGCAATGGACTTGATGCAAGAAGTATTTATTTCTGTGTACAAGAGTTTACCGAGCTTTCGTGGTGAATCGAGTTTCAATACTTGGCTTTATCAAATCGTGCACCGGCGTAGTGTTGAATATTATCGCCGTCGTAAACTGCATCAAAGCTTGGATGGTGTGCCAGAAGAAAGTTGTGAGCATAGCGAATTAGAGACTAATCAATTGCAATACCAGCAGCATCATGAACTCAAAGAGATGATGAACAATTTACCCTGGGAGCAACGTTTGGTTGTGGAGTTAAAATTTTTTCAGCACTGTACATTCGAAGAGATAGCTGAGCAATTAGGTATTTCGACCAATACCGCTAAATCAAGACTATACAGTGCATTGGGCAAGTTAAAAGTGCATTTGGAGGCCGTAGATGGCTAA
- a CDS encoding EAL domain-containing protein: MAKQLKLLILNASVAERETIKSTLNKLNVFSFIEVNDSQDALKILKTHPVDIIITGLEVGKIDGWRFSRMIRSGLLKTPKNTPILLTPPIYCERIAETTARSYGIDAVLPFERQDMLPQVLANVLSTHLEKSSRLNLLLLETDNSKAHSITEQLKLSFAVTHTTSTKTALATYLQQKFAIVLIDATQSQSDPAGTLISEILQHNPKQAIVTIIDNNDADYAEQLLLSGVTDFIRAPYDQSLLSKVCDHAARREDFMVSYAEFAQKVEQLSQSQSRYKELFSAHQRILLHLNTVVLEFDQQGHIRFINPAWESLTGYGIKSSLAKSLADFCLPECQHKLQDTVQSILHGGAQQQQVEIQLKHKNGNAIWVECRMQLIKNSRNSATITATIDNIHERKQAELQLRHLALHDTLTELHNRYYFDQQLQRICQAKYTNNDVEHALIYIDLDHFKIINDSKGHQQGDIVLKEVAQLFTANISEEHLVCRIGGDEFAVILKNTTLLDAHLVAESICMAIEKHQFHSEGHVYSISCSIGLTQITAQNNDPSECLKQADIALYVAKSLGRNLVHCYSKEDSSHNNLQAGLEWGHSIRQALQHDSIELHYQPIWDFKRSHVAYFETLLRLKLNDELVYPNQFIPALELLNDTYLMDQCVIKNAIKSVAEYPELNQIAINLSAQSFLDERLLPHIESSLAEYNVEPTRIIFEITESASINNLAATRAMIERLNSLGCHFSIDDFGTGFSTFNYLKQLPAQHVKIDGSFVRDMLNDPIDLALVKAINDISRSLDKRSVAEYVENKEIFLALKEIGIDYGQGYFIARPVPVEKINSELERISTDKLFS; this comes from the coding sequence ATGGCAAAGCAGTTGAAACTGCTAATTTTAAACGCTAGCGTTGCAGAACGTGAGACAATTAAGTCAACACTCAATAAACTTAACGTCTTTTCGTTTATTGAAGTAAATGACTCTCAAGACGCGTTAAAAATCCTCAAAACTCACCCTGTGGATATTATAATTACAGGTCTTGAAGTCGGAAAAATAGACGGTTGGCGCTTCTCTCGCATGATCCGCTCTGGGCTATTAAAAACACCGAAAAATACCCCCATTTTACTTACGCCGCCGATTTATTGTGAGCGTATTGCTGAGACCACAGCTCGCAGTTACGGTATTGATGCTGTATTACCATTTGAACGCCAAGATATGCTGCCACAAGTATTAGCGAATGTGCTTTCAACTCATTTAGAAAAAAGTAGTCGGCTTAATTTATTACTTCTCGAAACTGATAACAGCAAAGCGCATAGCATTACTGAGCAACTTAAGCTGAGCTTTGCAGTAACGCATACAACATCGACAAAAACAGCACTTGCTACTTACTTACAGCAAAAGTTTGCAATCGTGTTGATTGATGCAACTCAGTCTCAGTCTGATCCTGCTGGCACGTTAATTAGTGAAATTTTGCAGCATAATCCAAAACAGGCGATCGTCACCATCATTGATAACAATGATGCGGATTACGCGGAGCAGTTGTTACTTTCTGGCGTTACTGATTTTATTCGTGCGCCTTATGATCAGTCTTTATTGAGTAAAGTGTGTGATCATGCAGCGCGACGTGAAGACTTTATGGTGAGTTATGCTGAGTTTGCTCAAAAAGTGGAGCAATTAAGTCAAAGCCAAAGCCGTTATAAAGAACTGTTTTCAGCTCACCAACGTATTTTGCTTCACCTTAATACTGTTGTGCTTGAGTTTGATCAACAAGGCCATATTCGCTTTATAAACCCAGCATGGGAAAGCCTGACTGGCTACGGTATAAAATCAAGTTTAGCGAAGTCGCTTGCTGACTTTTGCCTACCTGAGTGCCAACACAAATTACAAGATACGGTACAAAGCATTTTGCATGGCGGCGCACAACAGCAGCAAGTTGAAATACAACTTAAACATAAAAATGGCAATGCTATTTGGGTTGAGTGCCGTATGCAACTGATCAAAAATAGCCGCAACTCAGCCACCATCACGGCGACGATAGATAATATTCATGAACGCAAACAAGCTGAGTTACAATTACGCCACTTAGCCCTTCATGATACCTTAACTGAGCTGCATAACCGTTACTACTTTGACCAGCAATTACAACGTATTTGCCAAGCTAAATATACCAATAACGATGTAGAGCATGCACTGATATACATCGACCTAGATCACTTTAAAATTATCAATGACAGTAAAGGTCATCAGCAAGGTGATATTGTTTTAAAAGAAGTGGCTCAGTTATTTACAGCCAATATTAGCGAAGAGCACTTAGTGTGCCGTATTGGCGGTGATGAATTTGCAGTTATATTGAAAAATACGACCCTGCTCGATGCTCACTTAGTCGCAGAAAGTATTTGTATGGCGATTGAAAAGCATCAATTCCATTCTGAAGGACATGTTTACTCAATTAGCTGTTCAATTGGTCTGACGCAGATTACTGCACAAAACAACGACCCAAGCGAGTGCCTTAAACAAGCTGATATTGCGCTTTATGTAGCAAAAAGCCTAGGCCGAAATTTAGTGCATTGCTACTCAAAAGAAGACAGCAGCCATAATAACTTGCAAGCGGGTTTAGAGTGGGGACATAGTATTCGCCAAGCACTGCAGCATGACTCAATTGAGCTTCATTATCAGCCAATATGGGACTTTAAACGTAGCCATGTAGCCTATTTTGAGACCTTATTACGTTTAAAACTGAATGATGAACTGGTTTACCCTAATCAATTCATTCCAGCATTAGAGCTACTTAATGATACGTATTTGATGGATCAGTGCGTTATTAAAAATGCAATTAAAAGTGTTGCCGAGTACCCTGAGCTGAATCAAATCGCCATTAACTTATCGGCACAATCATTTTTAGATGAGCGCTTATTACCACATATCGAATCAAGCTTAGCAGAATACAACGTTGAGCCAACGCGTATTATTTTTGAGATCACTGAATCAGCCAGTATTAATAATCTAGCCGCAACCAGAGCAATGATAGAACGCCTTAATAGTTTAGGCTGTCATTTCTCTATTGATGATTTTGGTACAGGTTTTAGTACCTTTAACTACCTTAAACAACTACCCGCACAGCATGTTAAGATTGATGGATCATTTGTACGTGACATGCTCAACGACCCCATCGATTTAGCGTTAGTGAAAGCAATTAATGATATTAGCCGCTCTCTGGATAAGCGCTCAGTTGCTGAATATGTTGAAAATAAAGAAATATTTTTAGCACTAAAAGAAATAGGCATCGATTACGGGCAAGGTTACTTTATTGCCCGTCCAGTACCTGTTGAAAAAATTAATAGCGAGCTTGAAAGAATATCTACGGATAAACTTTTTAGCTAA
- the queA gene encoding tRNA preQ1(34) S-adenosylmethionine ribosyltransferase-isomerase QueA, which translates to MRVADFSFDLPDELIARFPKADRTSSRLLTLDGPSGQVEHKVFSDILSLVNENDLLVFNNTKVIPARMFGQKESGGKLEVLVERVLDEHRVLAHVRASKSPKPGSKIILEGKAEATMVARHGELFELEFAKDENVLDILNDIGHMPLPPYIDRPDNESDRERYQTVYGEKPGAVAAPTAGLHFDDILMAALKEKGINMAFVTLHVGAGTFQPVRVDSVDEHVMHSEYIEVPDDVVKAVAETKAKGGRVIAVGTTSVRSLESAAKVHGGKLDTYFGDTDIFIYPGYQFNVVDAMVTNFHLPESTLIMLVSAFAGQENIMGAYHTAIKEQYRFFSYGDAMFLTRK; encoded by the coding sequence ATGCGCGTGGCCGACTTTAGCTTTGACCTTCCAGATGAATTAATTGCTCGTTTTCCGAAAGCGGACCGTACAAGCAGTCGTTTACTCACGCTTGATGGCCCATCCGGTCAAGTAGAGCACAAAGTATTTAGCGATATTTTATCGCTTGTTAATGAAAATGACCTATTGGTTTTTAATAACACCAAAGTGATCCCTGCGCGTATGTTTGGGCAAAAAGAGTCAGGTGGTAAGCTTGAAGTGTTGGTTGAGCGTGTACTCGACGAGCACCGTGTGCTTGCGCATGTGCGAGCTAGCAAATCGCCAAAGCCAGGCTCAAAAATCATTCTTGAAGGTAAGGCAGAAGCAACCATGGTTGCACGTCATGGCGAGCTTTTTGAGCTTGAATTTGCCAAAGACGAAAATGTCCTTGATATCCTAAACGACATCGGCCACATGCCATTACCACCTTATATTGACCGCCCTGATAACGAGTCAGATCGTGAGCGCTACCAAACGGTTTATGGTGAAAAGCCTGGTGCTGTTGCCGCACCTACTGCAGGCCTGCATTTTGATGACATATTAATGGCCGCTTTAAAAGAGAAAGGCATTAATATGGCATTTGTGACCTTGCATGTCGGTGCGGGTACATTCCAGCCTGTGCGCGTTGACTCAGTTGATGAGCATGTAATGCACTCAGAGTACATTGAAGTACCTGATGATGTGGTTAAAGCGGTAGCCGAAACCAAAGCAAAAGGCGGTCGCGTCATTGCCGTAGGTACTACATCAGTACGCTCGTTAGAATCTGCTGCTAAAGTACATGGCGGTAAACTTGATACTTACTTTGGTGATACCGATATCTTTATCTACCCAGGTTATCAGTTCAATGTGGTTGATGCCATGGTAACAAATTTCCACTTACCTGAATCAACGTTAATCATGCTAGTCAGTGCCTTTGCAGGCCAAGAGAACATAATGGGTGCTTACCATACGGCGATTAAAGAACAGTATCGTTTCTTTAGTTATGGCGATGCCATGTTCTTAACGCGTAAATAA
- the tgt gene encoding tRNA guanosine(34) transglycosylase Tgt encodes MKFELDRTDGKARRGRLIFERGVVETPAFMPVGTYGTVKGMTPDEVKDTGAQICLGNTFHLMLRPGTEIIKQHGDLHDFMNWDRPILTDSGGFQVFSLGAMRKITEEGVMFSSPVNGEKIMLSPEKAMQVQRDLGSDIVMIFDECTPYPATEKEAKDSMELSLRWAKRSKEGHGDNPAALFGIIQGGMYPELRAQSQKGLEEIGFDGYALGGLSVGEPKNEMINILDHCAYKMPEDKPRYLMGVGKPEDLVEAVRRGIDMFDCVMPTRNARNGHLFVTGGIVKIRNAVHKTDTGPLDPECDCHTCKNYSRAYLHHLDKCNEILGARLNTIHNLRYYQRVMEGLRNAISNGKLDEFVADFYARRGQEVPELADTSD; translated from the coding sequence ATGAAATTTGAATTAGACCGCACTGACGGTAAAGCGCGCCGCGGCCGCTTGATTTTTGAGCGTGGTGTAGTAGAAACACCCGCATTTATGCCTGTAGGTACTTACGGCACTGTAAAAGGTATGACGCCTGACGAAGTGAAAGATACTGGCGCGCAAATCTGCCTAGGTAACACTTTCCACTTAATGCTACGCCCAGGCACAGAAATCATTAAGCAGCACGGTGATTTACACGATTTTATGAATTGGGATCGCCCAATCCTAACTGACTCAGGCGGTTTTCAAGTATTCAGCTTAGGCGCAATGCGTAAAATCACCGAAGAGGGCGTGATGTTTAGCTCACCTGTAAATGGTGAAAAAATCATGCTTTCGCCAGAAAAAGCGATGCAAGTTCAGCGTGATTTAGGCTCTGACATCGTAATGATTTTTGACGAATGTACGCCATACCCTGCCACTGAAAAAGAAGCGAAAGACTCGATGGAGTTATCACTTCGTTGGGCTAAACGCTCAAAAGAAGGCCATGGTGATAACCCTGCTGCGCTATTTGGTATTATCCAAGGTGGTATGTACCCTGAGCTTCGTGCACAATCGCAAAAAGGCTTAGAAGAAATCGGCTTTGATGGTTATGCATTAGGTGGCTTATCGGTCGGTGAGCCGAAAAACGAGATGATCAATATTCTTGATCACTGCGCGTACAAAATGCCAGAAGATAAGCCTCGTTACTTAATGGGTGTTGGTAAACCGGAAGACTTAGTTGAAGCGGTTCGCCGTGGTATCGACATGTTTGACTGTGTAATGCCTACGCGTAATGCCCGTAACGGCCACTTATTCGTTACTGGTGGCATTGTTAAAATTCGAAATGCCGTACATAAAACAGACACCGGTCCACTGGATCCTGAGTGTGATTGTCATACATGTAAAAACTATTCACGTGCATACTTGCATCATCTTGATAAATGTAATGAAATCTTAGGCGCACGACTAAACACGATTCACAACTTACGTTATTATCAACGCGTGATGGAAGGCTTACGTAATGCCATCAGTAATGGCAAACTAGACGAATTTGTTGCAGATTTTTATGCACGCCGCGGCCAAGAAGTGCCAGAGCTTGCAGATACATCAGATTAA
- the yajC gene encoding preprotein translocase subunit YajC, with protein sequence MSLFISNAHASAAGAAPAGGGMEMLIMLGIFGLVFYFLIYRPQAKRVKEHKALMSAMAKGDEVLTQGGLVGKITKIADDKDFIVISLNDQAEVTVQKSAVSSVLPKGTMKSL encoded by the coding sequence ATGAGTTTATTCATCTCAAACGCCCACGCAAGTGCGGCAGGTGCAGCACCAGCAGGTGGTGGCATGGAAATGCTAATCATGCTAGGTATTTTTGGTTTGGTATTTTATTTCTTAATCTACCGTCCACAAGCTAAGCGTGTAAAAGAGCATAAAGCCCTAATGAGTGCGATGGCGAAAGGCGACGAAGTACTCACGCAAGGTGGCTTAGTGGGTAAGATTACTAAAATCGCTGATGATAAAGACTTCATCGTGATTTCATTAAACGATCAAGCTGAAGTAACAGTACAAAAATCAGCTGTTTCTTCAGTACTGCCAAAAGGCACTATGAAGTCGCTATAA
- the secD gene encoding protein translocase subunit SecD, which produces MLNKFPLWKYLLVLVVLVVGILYASPNLYGRDPAIQVSGTKGTDADLSVLDKVNATLKEHNVTVKSSKLEDGQILVRFKNVEEQLKAQDLLRDSLSEDYISAINMAPAQPEWLKALGGNPMKLGLDLSGGVHFTMEIDMATAVDTQLEQMEQDFKSDLREEKLRYRTIRRVANSDRVRVEMRNEEDKDAAERFLSTRYPLNVYIDDSSSDNAFYASMSEQKLKEIRDYAIKQNETIIRNRINQIGVAEPNVQRQGAERIIVQLPGVQDTARAKEILGATATLEFREVDENADASAAMQGRVPPGTEVIMAREGYPVVLKKRIILEGSHITGAQSGMDEYQRPQVSISLDSKGGAKMNAFTKRAIGKRMATVFIEYKPSGKTDENGKAQPPIKVEEVINVATIQARLDRSFRITGIDNPAEAHNLSLLLRAGALVAPIQIVEERTVGPSLGQENIEAGMTAVALGFVFVLVFMLAYYKGFGMVANIALGANLVLIVGVMSLIPGAALTLPGIAGIVLTVGMAVDANVLIFERIREELADGRSPQQAVHFGYDSAFSTIFDANITTLIAAVILFAVGTGPIAGFAVTLAIGIITSMFTAIVGTRAVINLFIGGKRIDKLSI; this is translated from the coding sequence GTGTTAAACAAGTTTCCATTATGGAAGTATTTACTTGTTCTTGTTGTGTTAGTCGTTGGTATTTTATATGCCTCACCTAACTTGTATGGCCGTGATCCGGCCATACAAGTATCAGGCACTAAAGGTACTGATGCTGACCTCAGCGTACTCGACAAAGTAAATGCGACCCTCAAAGAACATAACGTTACTGTTAAATCAAGCAAACTTGAAGACGGACAGATCCTCGTTCGTTTTAAGAATGTTGAAGAGCAACTAAAAGCGCAAGACCTACTGCGTGATTCCCTTAGTGAAGATTACATCTCAGCAATCAATATGGCACCAGCTCAACCTGAGTGGTTAAAAGCATTGGGCGGTAACCCAATGAAGCTAGGCCTAGATTTAAGCGGTGGTGTTCACTTTACTATGGAAATCGACATGGCGACGGCGGTTGATACTCAGCTTGAGCAAATGGAACAAGATTTTAAAAGTGACTTGCGCGAAGAAAAGCTACGTTATCGCACCATTCGCCGCGTAGCAAATAGCGATCGTGTCCGAGTTGAAATGCGTAACGAAGAAGACAAAGATGCGGCAGAACGTTTCTTATCAACCCGTTACCCACTGAATGTTTATATTGATGATAGCAGCAGTGATAACGCTTTTTACGCCAGTATGAGCGAACAAAAGCTTAAAGAAATTCGTGACTACGCTATCAAGCAAAACGAAACAATCATTCGTAATCGTATTAACCAAATCGGTGTTGCAGAGCCTAACGTACAGCGCCAAGGTGCTGAGCGTATTATCGTGCAATTACCAGGGGTTCAAGATACAGCCCGTGCAAAAGAAATTCTGGGTGCAACAGCAACACTAGAATTCCGTGAAGTAGACGAAAATGCAGATGCAAGTGCCGCTATGCAAGGTCGTGTACCGCCAGGCACAGAAGTGATTATGGCACGTGAAGGTTATCCTGTGGTGCTGAAAAAACGCATCATCCTTGAAGGTAGCCATATCACGGGTGCGCAATCAGGTATGGATGAATATCAGCGTCCACAAGTAAGCATTAGCTTAGATAGTAAAGGCGGCGCAAAAATGAATGCCTTCACTAAGCGTGCTATCGGCAAACGCATGGCAACGGTATTCATTGAATACAAGCCATCAGGTAAAACAGACGAAAATGGTAAAGCACAGCCACCAATTAAAGTGGAAGAAGTCATTAACGTGGCAACGATTCAAGCCCGTCTTGACCGTTCATTCCGTATTACTGGTATCGATAACCCTGCTGAAGCACATAACTTAAGCCTATTACTTCGTGCTGGTGCTTTAGTTGCGCCAATTCAAATCGTTGAAGAGCGCACAGTAGGTCCAAGCTTAGGTCAAGAGAATATCGAAGCGGGTATGACTGCGGTTGCACTTGGCTTTGTGTTCGTACTTGTGTTTATGCTTGCTTACTACAAAGGCTTTGGCATGGTCGCTAATATTGCCCTAGGTGCTAACTTAGTGCTAATTGTGGGTGTTATGTCATTAATACCAGGTGCTGCGTTAACGCTACCGGGTATTGCAGGTATTGTACTGACAGTCGGTATGGCGGTTGATGCCAACGTACTGATCTTTGAACGTATTCGTGAAGAACTTGCTGATGGCCGTAGCCCGCAACAAGCCGTTCATTTTGGTTACGACAGCGCATTTAGCACCATTTTCGATGCTAATATCACAACACTTATCGCAGCAGTGATCCTGTTTGCAGTGGGTACCGGCCCGATTGCTGGTTTCGCAGTAACACTTGCGATTGGTATTATCACCTCTATGTTTACAGCCATTGTTGGTACCCGTGCGGTCATCAACTTATTCATTGGCGGTAAGCGTATTGATAAGTTGTCGATTTAG
- the secF gene encoding protein translocase subunit SecF: MQILKLGGKTLPFMKLRKFAMTVSTLLILASFVSFFTKGLNFGLDFTGGTAVEVGFTEAPDLKQVRDAITESGFEDFSVQLFGSSKEILVRLAPQGAGVKAEVIGNQIITALQKIEPTVEMRRIEFVGPSVGEDLKEQGGLAMLTALICILIYVAFRFEWRFAVGAVSALLHDVIITLGLFSVLGLEFDLTILAAILAVIGYSLNDTIVVSDRIRENFRKVRVDDTIEIIDISLTQTLNRTLVTSITTILVLIALFVWGGQTIHGFATALLFGVFIGTYSSVYVASAVAIAMGVSKEDLIPEVIEKEGADLDPMP; the protein is encoded by the coding sequence ATGCAAATTTTAAAACTAGGTGGTAAAACACTGCCGTTTATGAAGTTACGTAAGTTTGCCATGACAGTGTCGACTTTGTTGATCTTGGCTTCTTTCGTTTCGTTTTTTACTAAAGGCTTGAACTTTGGTCTCGACTTCACTGGCGGTACCGCTGTTGAAGTAGGCTTTACAGAAGCACCCGATCTTAAACAAGTACGTGATGCAATCACAGAAAGTGGTTTTGAAGATTTCTCGGTGCAGCTGTTTGGCTCAAGTAAAGAGATTTTAGTACGTCTTGCACCGCAAGGTGCAGGCGTTAAAGCAGAAGTTATTGGTAACCAAATCATTACGGCATTGCAAAAAATTGAGCCGACAGTAGAAATGCGTCGTATCGAATTTGTTGGCCCAAGTGTGGGTGAAGATCTGAAAGAGCAGGGTGGCCTTGCCATGTTAACTGCGCTTATTTGTATCTTGATTTACGTCGCGTTTCGATTTGAATGGCGTTTTGCGGTAGGTGCGGTATCTGCACTTTTACACGATGTTATCATCACGTTAGGCTTATTCTCAGTGCTTGGTCTTGAGTTTGACTTAACGATTCTTGCGGCAATTTTGGCGGTAATTGGTTACTCACTCAACGACACCATCGTTGTATCTGACCGTATCCGCGAAAACTTCCGTAAAGTACGTGTTGATGACACGATTGAAATTATCGATATTTCATTAACGCAAACTCTAAACCGTACCTTAGTTACATCAATCACCACGATCTTAGTATTGATTGCGTTGTTCGTATGGGGTGGTCAAACGATTCACGGTTTTGCGACAGCATTACTATTTGGTGTGTTCATCGGTACTTACTCTTCTGTATACGTTGCTTCAGCAGTAGCGATTGCAATGGGTGTAAGCAAAGAAGACCTAATTCCAGAAGTAATTGAAAAAGAAGGTGCGGATCTGGATCCTATGCCTTAA